TTGTTGTTATTATGTTTGTCAATGGCAAAGAAAGAAGCACCTCTACCAGCATCTTTAGCGTCATACCATGCGATGAAGGCATTGAGTTCTTTTTTACTCAAATCGAATTCTTTATCAAATCCATTGTCCATCGTTACAGTCAGAATGGCGCGGTCACCAGTTGGTTGGGAGGCCCCATCTGTATCCGACGGATCGGGCTTAGTGGACGGATCCGGTGTAGTAGACGGGTCAGGCTTTGTAGATGGATCCGGTGTAGTAGACGGATCGGGCTTAGTGGATGGATCCGGTGTAGTAGACGGATCGGGCTTAGTGGATGGATCCGGTGTAGTAGACGGGTCAGGCTTTGTAGATGGATCAGGTGTTGTAGATGTACCCGAATCTTGATAAGGTAAAAATCCTTCAGGAATCGGATATTTAAAATCGCTTGCTCCGAAATTAGCAGTAAGTGTTTTTTCTGATGTTGTACCATTTATAATCAATGGAAAAACTTGCAATCCAGCAAGATCCGAAGGTTTAGCAATGCTTAATCCTTGAGACACCCCATTTTTATACCATGTGATCTTATCGTTGTCTAAATCTAGAGCTACTCCAATCACGTCTTTGTTGCCGAACTTACTACCATAATTGGTTCTTTGAATTCTGTCTGATGTGTTTTTCGTTTTAACAAATAATTCAGGAGTGAAACCATAGGCTGCTATTCTATCCCAAGAGGATGAAGGTAATGTACCTGTCTCTCCAGTAATTCCTATGGCAACTGCGGACTCAACCCATGTATCTTTTATAGTGATCTCCCAATACCATTTACCTGTGGTTTTTCCTATAGATGCTTTGTCAGCTTCATTGATTTTCGTGAGAGTGTTATCCAATGACCCATTTGACCAAGTCACATTTGTAGTTTCTGCTTTTGTAACGGTAGGGAACAATGAGAACACAGTCACTGCAATAAGTAAGGTTAATAAGATACTCCCAATTTTTTTGAACAATTTATTATTCATGACTTCCTCCTAGATTATATGTAATAACAAACTGAATTATAAAACTCGATTACAGGAATGTTTAAACTTTTGTGTTTATATATTAAAATATAAGTTTAATAATGTATTTAAATTTTCGGAAAATACAAGGCTCAACTTATATGTATCTGGTAGCATCTTTATTTTTATTATGTAAAAACTTTTTCTATTTTTCAATATAAAGAAAAATAATGTTTCATTTCTCTTATACTCTTTATTCTTCCAGGGTTTGAACTTCGCTACTAAACTAATAATCGGAAGTATACAGGTTACAAATTAAGTTGCTAGGGGAAAATAGTGAACCATGCATATAAAGTGTTAACGTCGGATATCGAACTATTTGCAACTGTGTCAAGCCTGTAAGAGTATATGTTGTAAAGTCGTTGGGAGAGGATAAGGACTCCAACGGTATATAGCCGTATAAAGCCCTTCTTGTTGTTTATTTAGTTGAATACTCGCTTACTTCAAACGTAAGAATTTTGTTGAATATTACATATTCCTTACGGTTGCTAAATGGACCTTTGTTATTATTGTGCTTATCAATGGCATAGGAAGCTGTACCTGAGCCGGATTGCTTACCTTCATACCAGGAAATGAAGTCATTAACCTCTTTCATGCTCAGATCGAATTCTTTTTTCAAACCAGTATCCATTGTTACAACTAAGATTGCACGGTCACCAGTAGGTTGCTCTGGTTTGCTGGGATCAGTAGGTTGGGTTGGTTCTGGAGTAGGATCAACAGGATTGCTAGGATTTAGTTGGCCGTCAGTGTCAATACTATATATTGATAAGTACTCTTTTGTATTGTTAATAAATTCTACAGAGTGCTTACCATAATCTAAATTAAGTTTCTCAAATTTGATTCTTTGTGTACCATCATCCAGGCCATATAGTGATATTTTTTCAACGAATTTTCCATCAATAAATACATCAACGTCTTTTGAGAAAGACCACCATGTTGTGGAAATAAGTCGGAATTTTGTCCCAGTAAAATTAAACTTTAGAATAGAACCTTCCTTTTGCCATTGAGATGCGTATGTGGATACTCCAATGTTAAACGCCCACTTCCCTCCTAAATATGTAATATTCTCTGAATCGTATTTATGACGTGTCCATCCAGACTCGGGTTCGTTCAGTGCGTCACCAACAGATGCAGCCATAACTGTGTTGTGATTAAGGCTAGTAAAGAAAAATAATCCTAGTAAAAAGGAGATTAATAATTTTTTAAATATATTCATTTTTCCTCCTAATGGTTGTTTAATGACATTAATAGTATATCTAGCGAAAAAGCTTGTCTAAACATTAATATCTATATATTGAAATATGAGTTTAATTATAGAATATATTTTCCGAACAGCAATTACTCTCTGTCACTTCGATAAAATAGGAATTTTTTTGTTTTGCGACAAGCCAAGCAATACTTCGACATGACTCCCAATTAGTATAGAGGAGATTTAAATATTGTAGAGGTGTCTGATAAAAGGAATCGAAAAAGGATTAATCGTATTTTTGTTGGCAACTATTATATGATAGAGACAAGGCTACAATAACAAACGACAACGAACAAAGAAAGGTGATTTCATCCATGCCTTTAAACCGACATCAATTGTACGAGTATCAAGTTTTGGGCAAATAACCGGCTGTACACCCACTTGGAGCAGTTTCCGAAGGGGGGGTTCCATATATGGAAGTGACGAGTGTATTCTCATCCGTGTCTCGTACTTGTTATCTTGGCTAATTTCTTTTACCGAAATACTGATATCTGTAATACCTGACGGAAACTTGTTTATTGTTGGATAGGCTAGAGGTATCTTGTAAACCCATTAAAACTCTATTTCTACGCACTCGTTATGCGTAGGCCAGAGATTCAATACCCTTCGCCGACACATCCCTCATCATTCATAATGACAAGGCATATCCCATATGACTAAGTAAGTGCTTTTTTGCTCACATAGAGGAGGGATATGATTGGATGCATTCGTTTCACGCTCATTAGATGAAATACGATTTTGGTCCAGGATTATGAAGGAGCATTCCTTTTTTCTGGGGTTAGGTTTTAGAGCGGAAGATACTCAACTTAAAACAGAAGCCAATCAGTTTTACGCTATTTTCGAGGATATCGAGAAAAGGTCGCATGAATTTAATAACAAGACAGATCCTTATACAATCAAAGAGTTTAATACGGAAGTTCAGAATGCGGCGACGAATATTTGGGCATTTAAGAGGATGGTACTGGGCCTTATATTACAATGCAAGCTTCCTGGACAAACCAATTTTCCTTTACTGGTAGATCACGTAAGTCGGGAAGCAAATTATTTCAGAAACCGTTTAGGAGAACTGAATTCAGGAACACTTGAACCCTTACCTGATGCTATTATGGACGAAAATGTATTTTTCTTAAAAATCATGGCCGATCACGCAAAATTTATAGGCCATTTACTTGATCCATCCGAACGTAAACTGGTTGAACAAGCTAGGGAGTTTAGTAATGATTTTGATATGCTAATGTTTCAAGCGATTGACCTAAGTCATATGCGACCACAGTCACAAACCGTTCCACTCCTGAGTCAATTTGTTGATGAGAACCGTGTCTCTGTGAAGTCCTTGCGTGATTTTAAGAAAACAGCGCGTGATTTAATCGACGAGTGCCGAATAAAAAGCATTATCCATCCTTTATTAGCCGATCATGTATTTCGTGAAGCTGAGAGGTTCCTTTTTATTCTCGATATGTTTGATCAATCCTTATCAGGTGTTAAGGTGAATAAGAGAGAAATCATGCACTGAGAGAGCCCAGCCAAAAGAACACAGTTTCTGTAAAATATCCAGTGGAAATAAAGCTTTAGACTGAACAAAAAATCAAACAGCGGCGGACCAAGACTTGAAAGATAAAGTCTTAGACAGCCGCTGTTGTCATCCAACTAACGTGTATGAGCATATAGAAAATCCAATATGTCAGCATTAAGTCCCCTATGGAAATGTTCGCGATCAAAGCCGGGAGGGTCTTGCGATGGGAGAAAGGCTGGAGTCCTCATCGATTTCGGGAAGGGACTCAGAAAGGAGAAATGTCCGGCGTTTTTTACTGTTTTGTATTGTACCTTCTTAGGGTCCAGCACGCCATCCAATATTATACGCGCGTGTAAAGAAGGAGTGTACTGATCCTTCTCTGCATCCATCATTAAGATAGGTAGATTAACCGTACGCAAGCTATCTTCAGCTCGAAACCAGACCGACGCTGGCGCTAGTAAAACGAGGCATTTTACTCGGTAATCTGGTGTAACCTCTATAAGCTGGGGCTTTCCGTCCGAGGTCTCGTGAGGAAAAGAAGTCGGCACGCCACCTGCCGCTGCTAATACCGTATAACCACCCATGGAATGTCCAATGAGCGACACAGCATTCTGTATCAAATTGTCCTTGAAAAGCATACTATCGAAAAACCAATCGGTGGCCATATTAAGATGTCTAGGTCTATAGATAAGATTCTGGGCAGTCCCTTCCAGACTATTATCATTTCGATTGTTAAATGGATGCTCTGGAATGCCGACAATAAAACCATTACGTGCTAAATACTGCGCCAAAATCCGATACACAAGCGGTGTACTGCCAGTACCGTGAGAGATGATAACCAAAGGGAACCTTCCTTCCGATGGCCCTGCCTCTCTCGCCAACTCTAACTGGTATGGACCCAATCGCTCTATTTGTTCGGGTTCGTTCGTTGGATACATTACCATCATGGGAAATGTAATGCCTAGAGAGGAATCCTTTATTTCTACTTCTCGCCATCCTGCATAACTATTCTTAAATTCTGCGTTTCTTATCATCCACTATACTCTTCCTTTCTCGAAATTTTTGTTTAACTATCCCCCCTGCCCGTTGCTTAATGCAATAATAGACAGCTACGGAGTGCATACGCCCCATCTCCGATCAGCTTCAATTTTTCTTGTTCACTTCTAATTATTGCTATATATTCAAATCCAAGTATCATTGGCTGCCGTTAATTCTGACTCTGATCCTCCAGTATTTACCACTCCCCTCGGCTCTACTAGCATGATATGGCACTCCTCATGGGCGAAAGGTTTATGTTCGACCCCCTTAGGTACAATAAACATCTCTCCCTGAGAAACTTGTACCCGTCCATCTCTAAAATCAATGAACATCTCACCTTCAAGTACAATAAAGACCTCGTCGGTATCCTGATGATCATGCCATACAAAATCCCCAACTATTTTCACCAATTTAAATTGATAGTCATTCATTTCACCAATAACTTTCGGAGACCAATGATCACTAAACTTAGATAACTTTTCATTCAGTTTGATGGATTGATACTTCATAATAACCTCCTTGGAATTTCCCGAAATTCAATTACAATAATAAGAATATTGAAATTTGGTACTTTTATCTACCACCTACAATGGTTAAATGATTGTTCACTCTGAAAAACTAGATATCCTCAGATGGATTTATAATCGCCAAAACCTGGTGATCCTCCCATTTTCCGTTGATCTTTACGTTGCTTCGAGAGATGCCTTCTTTGTGAAAGCCAGCCTTCTCAAGCACACGTATGGATCCTGGATTCTGGGGAGAGGCTTCCCCGAAGATCCGGTGAAACTTTAGCTCATCGAAGGCATAGTGAACCACTTGCTTCACCGCCTCCGTCGTATAACCCTTTCCGTTATATGCTTGGTCTAGACTGTATCCGATCATACAGCTCTGAAGCGGTCCTCTCACCACAAAAGATAGGCTTATGCTGCCTATAATCCGGTCGTCCTCCTTGTGGCATACCACGAAGGAATATTTCCGGTCTTCCATCATGTCGGCCTTGCTTTTAATAATCGTCTGGAGCTGGTGCTCCTCCGTATAGTACTTCTCTTGGTTGTTTGGCGAAAACTTCTCAAAGAATTCTCGATTGCGCTTGTACATTGCTGCCAACTCTGCGGCGTCCGTCTCCTCAGAGAACCGGATGTATACTCGCTGCTCCGACATCTGCACCATCCTTCCAAACTGTAATATTGAAAGAATTATATCACAGGATGAAGATTGGGAAATTGATTTGATGAATGGTGTATATCAGGCAGCATTCCTTTGAATGTTAACTAAAAATATATACCGTAATTATTGGATTGGATATAATGTTTTCTAAAAAAGGAGGATATATTGTAATGAATAATGCTTACGAAGTGCTTGAGGAGCGTATATCCGAATGGGGAATCTCTAATGAGGAAATTATTGCGGTTTATATCGTTGGGTCCCGGGCAAGAGAGGACAAGCCTTTTGATGAGTTTTCTGACTTGGATGTAGTCGTCTTTTCAACGAATCCAGATTACTATCTTCAAAATGATCAATGGTTACTAAACATCGGCAAAGTTTGGACCAGCTTTATGTTTCGAACGGCAAAAGGGGATCCGGAAAAACTCGTTCTCTTTGACCAAGGGGCTGAGGTTGATTTTCTATTCCGTCATATTTCTGATCTGGATCATATAATCAAAAATGGACGTATTCCTGAAGGATTTCAGCGGGGGGTCAGGATGCTGCTCGATAAGACGGGGAATGGAAATCAAATCATTTCTCAAACCACAACGATCCCGGATACTCCTCTAATATCTGAAGGTGCTTATCTACAGGTTGTTAACATGTATTGCTTCGCCTCTCTATATGTGGCTAAACAAATTTTGCGTAATGATCTGTGGGTAGCTAAGCAAAGAGATATGGACTGTAAACAATTATTGCTGCAAATGATAGAGTGGCATGCAAAAGCTGTACATGGATCGGAATATGATACTTGGCATGCAGGGAAATTCATGAATGAATGGGCTGATCAAGATGTTGTTACTGATTTGAAGAAATCTTTTGGGAAATACGATCCCAATCATAGTTGGGAAGCATTGGTCGTATCCTTAAAGTTGTTCAAACGATTATCCTCGGAAGTGGCAGCTAAGTATAAATACGCGTATCCGGATGAATTATTTTCCCATATTCAAAACTGGTTAGGGGGACAATATGATAAGCATAGATAAAAAGTCGAGCACCCTAATTGTTGTACTGCATGAGATTTATGGGATTAACAAGCATATACAAAATTTTTGTAGCCTATTATCAGATCAGGGTTATGATGTCATTTGTCCAAATTTACTAGGCAAAGAAACGCCTTATGACTATTCGCAAGAGGAAAGTGCCTATACCAATTTTATAGAAAATATAGGATTTGAACGCTCTTTCTATCATATCGAAAGTTTATTATTAAGTATTCGAGCTCGCTATAAAAAGGTATTTATCGTCGGCTTTAGCATAGGGGCAACGGTTGCCTGGCTGTGTAGTAAAGAAAAGTATGTTGATGGAATTGTAGGATACTATGGCTCTCGTATTAGGAATTATTTAGAAATAACTCCACATTGTCCAACACTGCTTTTTTTCCCACAGGAAGAACCATCATTTAATGTGGATGAGCTCATTTCAATTTTAGATAACCGTAATATCCGGGTACATAAATTCAGCGGACAGCACGGATTCAGTGATCCGTACTCTCCCCGATATAACGTACATTCGGCTCAGCAATCATTTAACGAAACGGTAGAGTTCTTCAAGAGAGGTTGATCAATGAACAGCTTCATCCAGCCCACACCTGTTTCATTACTCTGGGGAAACGCACAGTCTTGATATGCGGATTAGTCATATGTATACACATCATTGACTATGAAAAGGAGACGTATGTGGCTGTGGCTACCTTTTTTTCATAATACCATTCAACCTTCTCCGGCAGATGGGGCAAAAGCGGCGGATCAGAGCGGGAAAGCTTCTTAATTTATCCTGCTTACTACGACAGGAGTTAACTTTCAGGACTCCGCCATTGCTATTGCCCAATTCAAACAGTCTGCTTGATTTGAGGTAATGCGAAAAATAAAAGGACTCTGATGATCTAGTCGACCTCTATCGAAAATATCTCTTTAAAACCTCTTTTACCCTCGGCTGTAATACGTATCGCTCGGGTTGTAGGCAGACGCTCGATCCAATGTAATTCGAATAATCTGTCCAGAATAGCACTTCCTAAAGCACCGGCAAGGTGATGGCGTCGTTCACTCCAATCCAGGCATTTATGTGAGAAGGAGCGGCGCTTTTGTCTTGTTTTTGTAAGGTCAATCTGAAAGTCAGTGAAGAAAGTCTCTCCTTGGTCCGTAATATGAAGCCCGTCCTGATCCTCGGAAAGAATCCCCTTTTGCATGAAAAAATTCATGAGCTGTACGCCTAATTGACCCGCAACATGATCGTAGCAAGTTCTTGCCAACCGTATGGCCTCGTTTTCGGAGGCTTGTTTGAATGACTTGATTGGAACAGGTGGAGCTATGGATAAAAATGACTCCATCACCCGGGCAACTTCGGGGTCTTGAATGCCATAGTAACGGTGACGCCCTTGTTTTTCCACAGTAACGACGTGTGCCTCGGTCATTTTAGCCAGATGGAAGCTGGCCGTTTGCGGTTTGATGCCTGCCATATGGGCCAATTCACTTGCCGTGTGGAACCTGCCGTCTAATAAAGCGGTGAGTATAGCTGCACGAGAAGGCTCGCTAACAAGAGAAGCAATCATAGCTACATTTGACTTGGTGCTCATGGCACGGTTATCCCCCTTTGTAATCCATACTTCGATGAAGGTTGAAATATTTATATTTTACAATAGGGAGGTAGATCTGAATAGAAGGAGAAGAGATAATGAACCCAATAAATCAGATGAATGGAATGAATCATAGCCCAGACGTTAAAACGATTAACCCTAGCATTTTATATTACGGAACCCCTGTGATTTTACTCAATACGGTGAATGAGGATGGAACGACCAATATTAGCCCGATTTCCTCCTCGTGGGCATTAGGAGATTGTGTGGTACTAGGCATTGGAACAGGTGGCAAAGCATTAGAAAATATGGAGCGGCATCCCGAATGTGTAATCAATGTTCCGGGACCTTCCATGTGGGAAAATGTAGAACGTTTGGCTCCTTATACAGGTAAGAATCCTGTTCCAGCGGAAAAAAAGGGACATGGATTTATGTACCATAAAGATAAGTATGAGATCAGCGGACTCACTTCGATTGAGTCGAATAGGGTCAAGCCTGCCCGAATTAGGGAGTGCCCTATTCAAATTGAAGCCAAGGTGAGGGATGTAAGAATTCCTGACCATTCTCCTTATTTTGCTATCGTCGAAACTCAAGCCATACAGGTGCATGTTCATCAGGATATCATCCTCGGCGAGAACCATATTGATCCGACAAAGTGGAGTCCGCTCATCTATAATTTCCGCCATTATTTTGGTCTGGGTGAGCATTTGGGCAAAACCTTTCGATCCGAAACCTGATGCTTTAAATAAAATGATAATATCCTACCTGAATAATGAGAATTTTCTTCCCAAATCGTTCTTTTTGTGCGAGAATAATTGAAAAATCATCCATGACTACGCATACAGGAAGAGACGATTCATACAGCACGTATAACAAGGGAGGAAATAATCATGTCAGAAGAACGCAAGCTGTCATTCGAAACTCTCGCTGTCCATGCCGGACAAGAGATTGATCCTACTACCTTTTCCCGCGCCGTTCCGTTGTACCAAACCACTTCATATGGATTTCGGGATGCCGAGCATGCGGCTGATTTGTTCTCGCTGAAAGAATTCGGCAACATTTATACGCGTCTGATGAATCCGACCACGGATGTGTTCGAGCAACGGATTGCAGCACTGGAAGGCGGGGCTGGCGCGTTGGCCACAGCTTCGGGAATGGCGGCGATTTCCTTCTCCATTCTGAACATTGCGGGAGCTGGAGATGAAATTGTATCAGCCTCCAGCCTGTATGGCGGTACATATAATCTGTTTTCTACCACACTGCCCAAATTGGGTATTAAGGTGCATTTTGTCGATTCGGATGATCCAGAGAATTTCCGCCATGCCATTACGGATAAAACGAAGGCCATCTTTGCCGAAACGATTGGCAATCCACAGGGCAATGTGCTGGATGTGGAAGCAGTAGCGGCGATTGCGCACGAATATGGTATTCCGCTGATTGTGGATAACACGTTCCCAAGTCCTTACTTATTGCGTCCTATTGAATACGGAGCGGACATTGTCGTGCATTCGGCAACGAAGTTTATTGGCGGACATGGTACGTCTATTGGTGGGGTGATCGTGGACAGCGGCAAGTTTGACTGGAAAGCGAATGGTCGTTTCCCGGGGCTGACTGAGCCGGACCCGAGCTACCACGGAGTTGTTTACACCGAGGCGGTGGGACCTATCGCATATATTATCAAGGCACGGGTGCAATTGCTACGGGACTTGGGAGCTGCCATTTCTCCGTTCAATTCATGGCTGCTGCTTCAAGGCTTGGAGACACTTCATCTGCGGCTGGAAAGACATAGTCAAAATGCCTTGAAGGTAGCGCAATATCTCGAAGGCCACAAGGATGTGGAGTGGGTAAGCTACACCGGGTTGCCGAGCCACCCGTCCTACGCATTAGCTCAAAAGTATTTGCCGAAAGGACAAGGAGCAATCCTGACCTTTGGTATTAAAGGTGGAAGCCAGGCGGGAAGCAAGCTAATTGCGAATGTAAAGCTATTTTCTCATTTGGCGAATGTAGGTGATTCCAAGTCTTTGATTATTCATCCGGCAAGCACAACGCACCAGCAGTTGAATGAGGAAGAACAGGTTGCTGCCGGAGTCAAACCGGAGCTGTTACGCCTATCTGTCGGGACAGAAGCAATAGACGATATATTGTATGATCTGGAGCAGGCGATCGCGGCCAGCCAGCAGTAGTAGCAGTAGACTCTTCTTAGACTAAGTGTGACAGAGCATTCGTGTAGCATCGCAAGTGATTTTTCGACCCAGATCGGTATTCGTTCAGGGTTGATCAGGCGGGGGGCAACCTCCGTCTTTTTTTGCGTGTTGACAACATACCCCCATAGGTATATATTATACCCCATAGGGTATATAAGGAGGGGAAGAAGTGGGTAGAAAAATAGTTATTATTGGCGGGGTAGCAGGTGGAGCTTCTGCTGCTGCGAGATTGCGTAGATGGAATGAGGAAGACGAGATTACTCTGTTTGAACGCGGAGAGCATGTTTCTTTTGCGAACTGTGGCCTTCCCTACTATATTGGCGGGGTAATCCCTGCGCGAGAGAAGCTGTTTCTCCAAACACCTCAAGGGATAAGAGACCGTTTTAATATAGATGTGCGGGTACTGAAAGAAGTGATACAAATAGACCGGGAGCAGAAGCTCGTCCATTTCCGCGATATGGTTACAGGGGAAACAGATGAGCAGCCATATGATATTGTGGTATTGTCGCCGGGAGCCAAACCGATGATACCGGACATTCCCGGATTACATGAAGCTATGAATCTATTTACATTAAGAAATATTCATGATACGGACGTTATTAAGGCATATGTAGATGAAAGACATCCAAAGCATGTCACGGTGATCGGGGCCGGATTTATTGGGCTGGAGATGGCCGAGAATTTGCGAGAGCGTGGACTTGCAGTAACTATTATTGATATGGGACAACAATTATTGAATCCGCTGGACCCTGAAATGGCTAAATTGGTAGAACAGCATATGAGACTGAACGGGGTGGAGGTGCGTTTAGAGGAAGGAGTCACGGCTTTTGAAGAGCAGGGTGCACAACTTCGTTTGACCTCCGGGGGTGTGCTTCAGACGGACATGGTTATTCTGGCGATCGGTGTTGTTCCTGAAAATGAGTTGGCCAAGCAAAGCGGATTGGAACTTGGTTTTCGCGGCGCCATCCAGGTTAACGCCCAACTGCAAACCAGCGATCCGGCCATTTATGCGGTGGGGGATGCCATCCAGGTCAAGGACCGCAATCATGGGTTTGCAACGATGGTATCGCTAGCTTGGGGAGCCAATCGTCAGGGGCGCTTGGCAGCAGATCATATTAACGGTCAGACAATTTCTTATGATGGGGCGCTCGGAACATCCGTCATTAAGACCTTTGCATTGACTTCAGCATCTACAGGTAATAATGAAAAAACATTACAGCGGCTGGGTGTTCCTTATCAGGCTGTTCATATTCATCCCGGTTCGCATGCTGGTTATTATCCTGGCGCATCACCCATCGCTATGAAGCTGCTCTTTAATCCCGAGAATGGGATGATCTATGGGGCGCAGGCTGTTGGAGCTGATGGAGCAGACAAAAGAATTGATGTCATTGCGACGGCTATTCGTGGTCATTTGAACGTCCGAGAACTGGCTGATATTGAACTTGCTTACGCACCTCCCTATTCTTCAGCAAAAGACCCTGTGAATATGGCTGGCTACGTGGCTTCGAATATCATGGATGGGCTGGTCCAAACGATACAGTGGCATGAAGTTGATGATTTTCACCGAAAGGGTGGTCTTATTATTGATGTTAGGGATGCAGTGGAGCTACAGGCAGGAGCCATTCCAGGTTCGATTCATATTCCTCTGGCCGAGATTAGAGAGCGGATGGCGGAAATCCCTAGTGATCTGGAGATCGCGGTATCCTGCCAAGTTGGTCTGCGAGGCTATATTGCGGCCCGAATTTTGATCCAATACGGTTATCGGGTGAGGAACGTTGATGGTGGCTATAAGACGTATTCGGTTATGGCTGAACGTGATCATCTCTTAAAATAGTTCATCACCCATCCAATCTGGTTGAGGTGATCTGTTACTTCGCCGTGCAGCGCACCAAAGAAAGTATCTTGTAGCTCCACGGTAACGGTACCTTTTTCTGCTAGTGCGTGGTAAGCCTGCTTAAGCTCGTCCTCACTTTCACAGTCGAGAATGATTTGTACATGCTGTGCTTTCAGCGGCTTACCGTAGGAATCCGAAAAATGGATATGACTGCTACCCAGGTGAAGTTCAGCGTGCAAGAGTCTGCCTTCCTGCTTGTTTAGCACTTTGATTTTTCCGCCTAAAACCGATTGGTAATAGTCAATTGACTGCTGCACGTCGTTTACAATGACAAAAGGGCTTGCACTTCTCATGGAATCATTTCCTTTCCTGTCTTTAATGTAGGATTGCTACTGTACATTATTTACGTTATTCGCAGAGTTTACCCCTTTTCTGATCAAATTATGGCTTGGTTCACTGTGTGACGTCTGTTACAATAGAAGAGGCATATACGAATGGATAGAAAAGAGGTTGAACAGTGGGCACTTCAGTGATTTGGGAAGCAGTTATATATTGGGTAATCTTGGTGATTTCCGCTCTGTGCGTGATCGCAGTATCTGGTAGTCGGAAGACGGCAAGCACGATTATTTTGGCGCCCGTTGTTTTATTCTGTACCATATTTATGATGCAGGGCTCGGTGTTTACTGCCATGCAGCACCCGACGA
The Paenibacillus peoriae DNA segment above includes these coding regions:
- a CDS encoding homocysteine synthase; its protein translation is MSEERKLSFETLAVHAGQEIDPTTFSRAVPLYQTTSYGFRDAEHAADLFSLKEFGNIYTRLMNPTTDVFEQRIAALEGGAGALATASGMAAISFSILNIAGAGDEIVSASSLYGGTYNLFSTTLPKLGIKVHFVDSDDPENFRHAITDKTKAIFAETIGNPQGNVLDVEAVAAIAHEYGIPLIVDNTFPSPYLLRPIEYGADIVVHSATKFIGGHGTSIGGVIVDSGKFDWKANGRFPGLTEPDPSYHGVVYTEAVGPIAYIIKARVQLLRDLGAAISPFNSWLLLQGLETLHLRLERHSQNALKVAQYLEGHKDVEWVSYTGLPSHPSYALAQKYLPKGQGAILTFGIKGGSQAGSKLIANVKLFSHLANVGDSKSLIIHPASTTHQQLNEEEQVAAGVKPELLRLSVGTEAIDDILYDLEQAIAASQQ
- a CDS encoding CoA-disulfide reductase — encoded protein: MGRKIVIIGGVAGGASAAARLRRWNEEDEITLFERGEHVSFANCGLPYYIGGVIPAREKLFLQTPQGIRDRFNIDVRVLKEVIQIDREQKLVHFRDMVTGETDEQPYDIVVLSPGAKPMIPDIPGLHEAMNLFTLRNIHDTDVIKAYVDERHPKHVTVIGAGFIGLEMAENLRERGLAVTIIDMGQQLLNPLDPEMAKLVEQHMRLNGVEVRLEEGVTAFEEQGAQLRLTSGGVLQTDMVILAIGVVPENELAKQSGLELGFRGAIQVNAQLQTSDPAIYAVGDAIQVKDRNHGFATMVSLAWGANRQGRLAADHINGQTISYDGALGTSVIKTFALTSASTGNNEKTLQRLGVPYQAVHIHPGSHAGYYPGASPIAMKLLFNPENGMIYGAQAVGADGADKRIDVIATAIRGHLNVRELADIELAYAPPYSSAKDPVNMAGYVASNIMDGLVQTIQWHEVDDFHRKGGLIIDVRDAVELQAGAIPGSIHIPLAEIRERMAEIPSDLEIAVSCQVGLRGYIAARILIQYGYRVRNVDGGYKTYSVMAERDHLLK
- a CDS encoding VOC family protein, which codes for MRSASPFVIVNDVQQSIDYYQSVLGGKIKVLNKQEGRLLHAELHLGSSHIHFSDSYGKPLKAQHVQIILDCESEDELKQAYHALAEKGTVTVELQDTFFGALHGEVTDHLNQIGWVMNYFKR